A window of the Chryseobacterium arthrosphaerae genome harbors these coding sequences:
- a CDS encoding calcium:proton antiporter, translating into MKPKEFLHYTYILPLLTVGYYFSGLMGTGVIYDIIAGVLLIGSVLSAVHHAEMVAHKVGEPFGTIILALCITIIEVALIISLMVAGGDQAITLARDTVFAAVMLILNGILGICILVGGVKYHEQFFARTSATTYLVSIVSILILTLVLPNFTSSVNGPFYNEAQLIFVSIACLVIYGVFLMVQTVRHRSYFIVPDEHPEEHYIPSLTKTMISFVFLVVCLVIVVLMAKGLSDTIEGMVQSVGAPKSLVGVIIAAVVLLPEGVAAIRAARSNQIQSSLNLALGSALASIGLTIPAVSTVCILYDIPLVLGLDKKDIILLSLSVFIVMLSLSRGKTNILYGTVLLVNLAAYIFTVIVP; encoded by the coding sequence ATGAAGCCTAAAGAATTTTTACATTACACATACATTCTTCCTCTCCTTACGGTAGGGTACTACTTTTCCGGATTGATGGGAACCGGGGTTATTTATGATATTATTGCCGGGGTTCTGCTTATCGGGAGTGTTTTATCCGCAGTGCATCACGCCGAGATGGTAGCTCATAAAGTAGGGGAGCCTTTCGGAACCATTATCCTGGCGCTCTGTATCACCATCATTGAAGTGGCATTGATCATCTCACTGATGGTAGCCGGTGGAGATCAGGCGATCACACTGGCCAGAGATACCGTTTTTGCTGCCGTAATGCTGATCCTCAATGGAATCCTTGGAATCTGTATTCTGGTAGGTGGCGTTAAATATCATGAGCAGTTTTTTGCCAGAACATCTGCTACTACTTATCTCGTAAGTATTGTTTCTATTCTTATTCTTACCCTTGTACTTCCTAATTTTACTTCAAGTGTCAACGGGCCTTTTTATAACGAAGCCCAGCTTATTTTTGTGTCTATTGCCTGTCTTGTGATCTATGGTGTATTCCTGATGGTGCAGACCGTTCGTCACAGAAGTTACTTTATTGTCCCTGATGAGCATCCTGAAGAGCATTATATTCCTTCGTTAACGAAAACAATGATAAGTTTCGTATTCCTTGTGGTTTGTCTGGTGATTGTCGTTTTAATGGCAAAAGGTCTTTCCGATACTATTGAAGGGATGGTACAGAGTGTAGGAGCTCCTAAATCTTTGGTTGGGGTAATCATTGCAGCAGTGGTTCTTCTTCCTGAAGGGGTTGCTGCTATACGGGCGGCAAGATCCAATCAGATCCAGTCCAGCTTAAACCTTGCCCTGGGTTCTGCCCTTGCCAGTATCGGGCTTACGATACCTGCCGTATCTACGGTGTGTATTCTGTACGATATTCCACTGGTGCTGGGATTAGACAAAAAAGATATTATCCTGCTTTCTTTATCCGTATTTATTGTAATGCTTTCCCTGAGCCGCGGAAAAACAAATATCCTATACGGGACTGTTCTTCTGGTGAATCTGGCGGCTTATATCTTTACGGTAATTGTTCCTTAA
- a CDS encoding group III truncated hemoglobin: MKKLESREDIEHLVNSFYARVVKDETIGFFFNDIAKVDWDKHLPKMYSFWESILFGQMTYKGNPMGVHFPINEIQAMEQKHFDRWLELWRTTIEENFAGENADMAIYKSENIAKLMAFKMELARRL; this comes from the coding sequence ATGAAAAAACTGGAGTCAAGAGAAGATATTGAACACCTTGTCAATTCATTTTATGCCAGGGTTGTAAAGGATGAGACCATCGGATTCTTCTTTAATGATATTGCGAAAGTAGATTGGGATAAGCACCTTCCGAAAATGTATTCCTTCTGGGAGTCTATTCTTTTCGGGCAAATGACCTATAAGGGAAATCCTATGGGTGTACATTTCCCTATCAATGAAATACAGGCTATGGAACAGAAACACTTCGACAGATGGCTTGAGCTGTGGCGCACGACAATTGAAGAGAATTTTGCAGGAGAAAATGCCGATATGGCCATTTATAAGTCTGAAAACATTGCCAAGCTTATGGCTTTCAAAATGGAACTGGCCAGAAGGCTTTAG